The sequence CGTCTCTAATCTTCCTCCGATGGTGATCGCAAGGCTATTTCGTCAGTCATAAAGGAAAATTGATACCGCATTATGAAGCAAGGTTTGCAACTCAAGTTCAGCCAACAACTGGCAATGACTCCGCAGCTTCAACAGGCTATTCGTCTGTTGCAACTTTCTACACTTGAACTCCAGCAGGAGATTCAGTTAGCGCTGGAGAGCAACCCCCTGCTTGAGCAAACAGATCTTCATGAAGAGATAGACGCCAAAGAGACAGTAGACAGTGAATCGCTTGATACCCGCGAAGCGCTGGAACAAAAAGATATGCCCGAAGAGTTGCCGCTGGATGCCACTTGGGATGAGATCTACACCGCAGGCACCCCCTCAGGTATGGGCAACGATTACAGTGATGATGAGTTGCCTGTCTATCAGGGTGAAACTACCCAGACGCTGCAAGACTACCTGATGTGGCAAGTGGATCTGACCCCCTTCTCTGAGACCGATGCTGCCATTGCGACCTCTATCGTCGATGCAGTCGATGACACTGGCTATCTCACCGTTCCGCTGGAAGATATTCTAGAGAGCATGGGTGACGAGAACATCGCACTGGATGAAGTCGAAGCGGTACTCAAGCGGATACAACACTTTGATCCTATTGGTGTGGCGGCGCGCAACCTGCGTGAATGTCTGTTGGTGCAACTGTCGCAATATGCCAAAGAGACCCCTTATCTTGCCGAAGCGCGCTTAGTGGTTAGCGATTATCTGGATTTGCTAGGCAACCATGATTTCCGCACAATGATCCGTTTAAGTCGACTAAAAGAAGATACACTTAAGGAAGCGATCGCCCTGATTCAATCACTGGACCCGCGACCGGGCCAGTCGATCAATACTGGTGAGTCGGAGTATGTCATTCCCGATGTTTTGGTGCGCAAAGAGAAAGATCAATGGACGGTCGAGCTAAATGCCGATAGCATTCCACGCCTAAAAATTAATCAACACTATGCTGCAATGGGTAGCAATACCCGCAATGATAGCGACGGGCAGTTTATCCGCAGCAATCTACAAGAAGCAAAATGGTTGATAAAAAGCCTTGAAAGCCGCAATGAAACGCTGCTGAAGGTTGCGCGTTGTATTGTCGAGCAGCAGGTCGCATTTTTTGAAAATGGCCCTGAGTTTATGAAACCCATGGTGCTGGCTGATATTGCTCAGGCCGTAGATATGCACGAATCGACCATCTCCCGCGTGACGACGCAGAAGTTCCTGCACAGTCCTCGGGGGATTTTCGAGCTGAAATATTTCTTCTCCAGTCACGTCAATACCGAGAGCGGAGGCGAAGCCTCTTCCACCGCAATTCGTGCACTGGTGAAAAAATTGGTTGCGGCAGAGAACCCTGCCAAACCCCTTAGCGACAGTAAACTGACCACACTATTATGTGAACAGGGCATCATGGTGGCACGGCGAACTGTCGCGAAGTACCGAGAGTCGTTATCCATCCCGCCGTCAAATCAACGTAAACAGTTGGTTTGACCTGAACTGAGAAGGAAGACACTATGCAGCTCAATATTACCGGACATCATGTTGAAATAACCGAAGCATTACGTGAGTTTGTTAACACTAAATTTGCCAAACTTGAGCAATATTTTGATCGCATTAACCAGGTATACGTGGTTTTAAGTGTCGAAAAAGTCAAACAAATTGCAGAAGCAACGGTGCATGTGAATGGAGGCGAGTTGCACGCCAGTTCAGAGCAGGAGGATATGTACGCCGCAATTGATATTTTGGTTGATAAACTGGCCCGCCAGTTGAACAAGCATAAAGATAAATTGAAACAACATTAAGAATCCTTGTCGCTATTATCCCTAACGAAGGTTCTACACGTGCTACATCGCCTGATCCAACGGAAACCGATGGATCAGGCTTAAAACAGCACTTAAGTGAAAGATGAGATGATCAACGATCCAGCACTACAATTAAGCTCGGTACTCAATATCGAGTGCACCAAAAGCGCCGTACATTGCTCAAGTAAAAAACGGGCTTTGGAAATTATCAGCGAGTTGGCTGCCAAACAGCTTAACCTGCCCTCACAGGTCGTTTTCGATGCTGTATTAACCCGCGAACGTATGGGCAGTACTGGCATTGGCAGTGGCATCGCAATACCTCATGGCAAACTGGAGGAAGATACGCTGCGCGCCGTGGGTGTGTTTATCCGCTTGGAACAACCGATCGCTTTCGATGCTATTGATAACCAACCTGTTGATCTATTATTTGCCTTGTTGGTTCCGGCAGATCAATGTAAAACTCACTTACACACTTTGTCTTTAGTAGCTAAGCGATTGGCTGATAAAACAGTGTGTCGCCGTCTACGCGCCGCACACAGTGATGATGAGCTTTATCAGATCATTACGGAGTTACCGCCAGAAATAGCGTAAATGGGCAAAGGGTGCCTTAGCAGCGCGGGTCTAATCGCAAACCCGGCTGTTATCGCCAGCATATCGATTCGTAATAGTGGCGATGAGCGCCAAAGAGATACCAAGGGGAGTCACTCACATGGTGCTGATGATTGTCAGCGGCCGTTCCGGTTCAGGGAAGTCTGTTGCTTTGCGCGCATTGGAAGATATGGGCTTTTACTGCGTCGATAACTTGCCCGTGGTTCTGCTGCCGCAATTGGCGAGCACACTTGCCGATAGGAATATCTCTGCCGCAGTGAGCATAGACGTGCGCAATATGCCTGAATCTCCTGAGGTATTTGAACATGCCATGACCCAACTGCCAGACAGCTTTTCACCGCAGTTGCTGTTTTTGGATGCTGACCGCAATACCCTGATTCGTCGCTACAGTGATACTCGTCGCCTGCACCCGCTGTCGACCAAAAAC comes from Yersinia mollaretii ATCC 43969 and encodes:
- the rpoN gene encoding RNA polymerase factor sigma-54, giving the protein MKQGLQLKFSQQLAMTPQLQQAIRLLQLSTLELQQEIQLALESNPLLEQTDLHEEIDAKETVDSESLDTREALEQKDMPEELPLDATWDEIYTAGTPSGMGNDYSDDELPVYQGETTQTLQDYLMWQVDLTPFSETDAAIATSIVDAVDDTGYLTVPLEDILESMGDENIALDEVEAVLKRIQHFDPIGVAARNLRECLLVQLSQYAKETPYLAEARLVVSDYLDLLGNHDFRTMIRLSRLKEDTLKEAIALIQSLDPRPGQSINTGESEYVIPDVLVRKEKDQWTVELNADSIPRLKINQHYAAMGSNTRNDSDGQFIRSNLQEAKWLIKSLESRNETLLKVARCIVEQQVAFFENGPEFMKPMVLADIAQAVDMHESTISRVTTQKFLHSPRGIFELKYFFSSHVNTESGGEASSTAIRALVKKLVAAENPAKPLSDSKLTTLLCEQGIMVARRTVAKYRESLSIPPSNQRKQLV
- the hpf gene encoding ribosome hibernation promoting factor, producing the protein MQLNITGHHVEITEALREFVNTKFAKLEQYFDRINQVYVVLSVEKVKQIAEATVHVNGGELHASSEQEDMYAAIDILVDKLARQLNKHKDKLKQH
- the ptsN gene encoding PTS IIA-like nitrogen regulatory protein PtsN, whose product is MINDPALQLSSVLNIECTKSAVHCSSKKRALEIISELAAKQLNLPSQVVFDAVLTRERMGSTGIGSGIAIPHGKLEEDTLRAVGVFIRLEQPIAFDAIDNQPVDLLFALLVPADQCKTHLHTLSLVAKRLADKTVCRRLRAAHSDDELYQIITELPPEIA